The genomic stretch AAAGACCCGCGTGCACCTTGCACCCGGCGGCCTTGCGGTGGCCTCCCCCGTCGAATTGCTGGGCCAAGACCGCCACATCCATTTTGCCCTGACTGCGCAAATTCACCCTCGTCATCTTGGAATTCACTTCGTTCAGGATAATGACCGCTTCAATGCCTTTCACGTTCCTTAAAAAAGTAAAGACCTTCTCCTTGAGGTCAAACCCTTTGGAAAAAAGGTCCGCCGTGCGTTTGGGGATGGGCGCGCAATACACGCGGCCGCCCAAAACAAGTTCGGCCTCATAAATGAGTTTGGAAAAATGTTTCATGTCAGCGACGGGGATTCCGGGATAAAGTTTTTCATTCAAAAACGGCGCCTTTAAACCAAAAGCCATGAGTTCACCCGCGATGGCGTGGGTGCGGCTGCTTGTATTTTCATATTTGAACGAACCCGTGTCCGTCATGATGCCGGCATACAAAAGCAGGGCCATGTCCTTGTCCAAACGGACCTTCGCCCGCTCAAACAGGCCGAACAAAACTTCGCACGTTGAAGACGCCCTGGGGACAACACAGTTGACGGAACCAAAACGGTCGTTGGTCACATGATGGTCGATATTGATCACAGGTTTGCCTTTGACCAAAAGTTTTCTCACCCCGCCGATACGCTCAAGGTCTCCGCAGTCCAGGACAATGGCCGCCCCATAGTCAAACGGTTTAACGCTGGAGGCCTTTTTGAAAAGCCCGGCCTTGGGCAGGAATTTCAACCAATCAGGCAGATCGTTCTCGTTGACAACGACGGCGGACTTTTTCATTTTCTTAAGCGCCAGCACCATGGCTAAAACGGAAGCCGCGGCATCCGTGTCAGGGTTACAATGGCAGGTCACCAAAAACGTCTTGTGCCGGCGCACAACGCGCAGGACATCATCAAACGCTTTCATCAGCACCCTCCTCGCCGTTGGAACTCAATTTCTTGATCTCCTCCAGGGCCCGGTCGATCTGTTGGGCATGATGCACGGACTTATCATAGATGAACAGGAACTCCGGGGTGGCGCGCATGACCACGCGCTGGCTGATGAGTTTACGGATATACCCCCGGCAACTGTCAAGCCCCTCGGCCGCGTCCTTGATGTCCTCGGGGTCCTCGGACAGGGTGCTGAACTTGACCTTGGCGCGCTGAAGATCTTTGCTGACCTCAACGCCCATGATGGTGACGAAAGCGACGCGCGGGTCGTTCAAGTGCCCCAGCAGGATCATGTTGCCGAGCTCGCGTTTGATGGCTTCATTGACTTTTTCAATCCGTGACATGCGGTCTCCTTTGCGCGCCCCAGGCCTTAAGATATTCAAGGGCCGGCGCCGGGTCATCTTCTTTAAGGATCTTGTCCAATTCTTTGGAATATCTCTGGACTTTAAGGGCATCAACGGCCCCGGCGCGCACGGCCTCTTTGAGCAATTTCAATGTCCCGGGTACAACGGTAAAACGCAAGCGTCCCGCGAAACGCGCGGCCCGCAGGACCCGCGTGGGATCATCCATGAAACTTTTGTCGTGCAGGACGCGGATCTTTTTTGAACGCAGGTCAGCCCTGCCGTTGAAAGGGTCCCTGATCTTCCCCCATGCCGCGGCATTCAAGACGACGGCCATGGCGTTAATGGTAAAATCCCGGCGGAAAAGGTCGTCGCGCAGAACCGAGGCGGTCACCGACGGCAAAGCGCCGGGACGGGCATACGTTTCTTTGCGGGCCGTGGCAAAATCAACGGCACGCCCGTTGGGCAAAAACACGGTGGCGGTCTTGAACGCCGGATAACGGACTATTTTGGATCCCGCATGTTTGGCCGCGAACAATCCTGCGAGGCGCATCCCCTGGCCTTCAACGGTGATATCCAAATCAATGCTGGGGGCTTTCAACGCGAGATCGCGCACCGGCCCGCCGACCAGATACGCGCGCATCCCGCTTTCATCCGCCAGAACGCCTATCTGTCTCACCAATGCCAGCGACTTTTTGTCCAATCGTGATAACAAATTATCCCCTGGGATGAAACTGTTTGTGCACGCTCTTGAGCCGCTCTTTGTCCACGTGCGTGTAAATTTGCGTCGTGGCGATGTCCGCGTGGCCGAGCATTTCCTGCACAGAGCGCAGATCCGCGCCATGTTCCAGCAAATGGGTGGCGAAGGTATGCCTCAACGTGTGCGGCTTGATGTTCTTTTTGATGCCCGCCAGCCGCGCGTATTGCTTGATGATCTTCCAGGCCATGACCCGCGACATCTTTTTGCCCTGCTGGCTTAAGAAAAGCGCGTCGCTTTCCGTGGTTTTCAATGATCTGGGACGGATGTGTCCGCAATAATAGGCAATGGCTTCCCGCGCTTTCCTGCCGACGGGAATGATGCGCTCCTTGCTGCCTTTGCCGATGGCGCGCACAAAGCCGGCTTCCAAATTAACGCTGGCGACCTTCAGGTCCACCATTTCCGAAACGCGCATGCCGGAGGCGTAAAAAAGTTCCAGCATCGCGTAATCGCGTTTATGATTTTTTCCCTTGGTCTGCGCCGCCCGCAGGATCGCTTCCATCTCTTTTTGCGTCAATACCTCGGGGATCCGCGCCCATTGTTTGGGCGTATCCACCAGGGAAGTCGGATCTTCCTTAGCCAGGCCGTCGCGCACCAGAAAACGGTGGAACATTTTGACGGCGGCCAGGTTCCTGCAAATACTGGACGTGGAGAGGCCCGACTTCTTGAGTGTTTGCAAAAAACCGGTGATATGCTCCGAACGGACAGTGTCCGCATTTTTGACGCCCTGGCCGGCCAATAATTTTACATATTTTTCCAGGTCCAGCCGGTAGGCCGCAAGCGTGTTCTTTGCCAGACCGCGCTCAACGGAAATATAGTTGATGAATTCACCGATGAATTCCTTCATTGGATGGGAATGAAAGCCCCTTTGATCTTGTCAGCCCTTAACTTGTGGCGCAGCATGCGGTCAAAGGCGCGCAGATCACTGCGGATGCGGGAAACATTGCGCATCGCCGGAGGCACGCCCAAAGCGCTGTCGTAATAAGAAAGGACCTTAGCCAGCTCATCCAATTCCTGCTGTTGCTGCGGCACGACGAGTTTGCGCATTTCATCAATATGGCCGTAGATGGTCTTTAAAAGATACCTCTGCTGTTTGTCCGAACCGCCGCGTTCTTCCAGGGCGGTCCACATGTCCCTGTACCACGCTTTGATCAGGGCGTAATGCTGCTGGTAATTCTGTACCGGGTCTTTGTCCGCCGCCGGATATTCCTGGGGCTCCAGCACCGGGATAAAATCCTGGTCCGCCGACGCGTCCTTCTTTTTCTGACGGGTGAATTTCTTCCTTAACGGCTCGCAGGCGCTCAAAGAGATCGACGTTGCCACCAGGCAGGCGATCAACGCATACGCTTTAAACGCATCGGGTTTAACCATGCACCATCTCCTCAAATTGTTTTTGGTCCAGCACCGCAACGCCCAATTGCGCGGCCTTGTCTAATTTTGACCCGGGAGTGTTCCCGGCCACGACATAATCCGTGGCTTTGCTGACGGACGACATCACAAAAGCGCCCTGGGCCTCCACCATCTTTTGCGCCTGTGGGCGGGTGATACCGTTGAGCTCGCCGGTGAAAACGAATTTCTTGCCCTTCAGACGGTCCCCTGGCATTGCCCGCGGTTCTTTGAAATTAACACCCGCCGCCTCCAGTGAGCGCAGCAGGCGTTTGGCGCGGGTATTTTTAAAAAATTCTACCACGGATCTGGCAATGATGGGGCCGATTTCTTCGACGGTTTGCAGGTCGTCCTCTCCCGCGGCCATGAGCGACTTAAGGTCCTTGAAACGCGCGGCCAAAACTATGGCCGCTTTCTGCCCGACATTATCAACGCCCAGACCGAACAAAAATTTGGACAAAGGTTTTTTCTTGCTGGCCGCGATGGCCGCCAAAAGATTATCGGATTTTTTATCAGCGAAAAATTCAAGCCCCAGCAAATTTTTCTTCGTCAACCGGTAAAGCCCGGCAATATCCTTGACCAGGCCCTTGGCGACCAGCTGGACCACGACGGCTTCTCCCAATCCTTCAATATCCATGGCCTCACGGCCGGCAAAATGGATGAGCCCCCGCTCCACCTGCTGGGGACAGGCGGGATTGACACAGCGGTACGCCACATCTTCGGCCTTTTCCTTGACGATCTTTCCCTTGCACGACGGGCAGGTCTTAGGCGCGGTGATCACGTCTGAAGAAGACAATTTTTCAACAACCTTGATGACCTTGGGGATGACGTCCCCCGCGCGTTCCAACAAAACCCGGTCCCCCCTGGCCACGCCCAAACGCCTGATCTCGTCAAAATTATGCAGCGTTGCGCGGCTGATGGTGACCCCGGCCAAAGCCACGGGCTCAAGTTCGGCCACCGGCGTCAAAACGCCGGTACGCCCCACCTGGATGGTGATCTCCCTGACTATGGTCGTGGCCTGGTGCGCGGGAAATTTGAACGCCACGGCCCAGCGCGGACTTTTTAATGTTGTGCCCAAACGGGCCTGCTGCCGGAGATCGTTGACCTTCACCACCATGCCATCCACTTCATAAACCATGGCCGCGCGCCGGTGATAAAGTTCATCGCAAAAGGCGAGCACGTCTTGGATATTGTGGCACAAACGGTTGTGCGGATTGACGGGCAAACCATATTTGCTGACCTTTGACAAAAATTGCCATTGGTCCGCGTAGGGTTTTCCTCCCTCCAAAAGCCCGAACGAATGGACAAAAAATTTTAAATGACGGCCCGCGGATACCGCGGGGTCCAGAAGTTTTAAAGACCCGGCGGCGGCGTTGCGGGGATTGGCAAAAAGCACTTCGCCCTGTTCTTTACGCCGGTGGTTCAGGGCGTTGAGGTCTGCCTTGTCCATATACACTTCGCCGCGCACCTCCAGGATCCGTGGAACATCCCCCTCCAAACGCAAGGGAATGGAACGGATGGCCCTGGCATTATGGATGATGTTCTCGCCGGTCACACCGTCCCCGCGGGTGGCGGCCATCACCAGGGCCCCGCCTTCATACAACAGGGAACAACTGACCCCGTCGACCTTCGGTTCCACGGTCATGGTGAACGCTTCGCCTTCCAGCCCTTTGGATACACGGACATGCCAGGCCCTGATCTCGTCGGGAGAATATGTATTGTCCAAAGAAAGCATTTTGACACGGTGGACAACGGGGGGAAGATCACCGCTGACTTGCGCTCCCACCCTTTGCGTGGGTGAGAATGGGGACTTGAACTGCGGATATCGGGTTTCCAGATCGGAAAGTTCTTTTAAAAGCGTGTCGTATTCGGCATCAGCGAGGATGGGATCATCGAGGACATAATAGCGGTGGTCGTGCTCCTCAATGGTCTTGATCAGTTCGGCAATACGTTTTTGGGCCTTGGGGGGATGCATAAAAAAAGAAATAATAATGGTCGGGAAGGCGGGATTCGAACCCACGACCTCTTCGTCCCGAACGAAGCGCGCTAGCCAGCTGCGCTACTTCCCGATCATATATCTGATTATTTTAACATCCCGACGGTATTCCGTCAATCCTTTGTGGGGTGTTGCGCATCTCGTGCGCAAGCCTAACCTGCTCATTGCAAAAGATATGGGCGGTATCCGGACGCTTCCTTTGCGGTAAACGCCCATACGCCCTCCCGTCTAAATGTCCGTCATTTTAAATGTTTTTGGGGGAAATATTTTGTTCAACCGACCGGGGAAATCGGCTACTACACCTATATACTAATATAAAACCAGAACCTGTCAATTGTTCTTGTGACGCCATTTGTTCTTTCAACTTTCACTAACTCTAAAAGATCGTATTGAATTTATCTTTTCGTTTATTTTAAATGTATGCTCATCAAGATCGTTAACAAATTCCTCAATGCTATCTAATTCTTCATCTGTAAAGCTGCGGTGTTCATATCGCAACATTCCATTGATGAGTCCCAAGAGATCACTAAACCCATGTCTTTGATACGGCTCTAGCAACCTATCTTCGGCTTTTCTTTGCCAAAACATGTATGGGGGATTCTTTTTCTTGCTCAAGCTTATTTTTGCAGTACTTAACGCGTTGGTGAGGCGCCCGACCCTGAAAAGCACATAGAAAATAATGTAACTGACACAATAATATTCCTTGTCTCTGCTAAGTCGGGTGAGCAATGCTTGAACGAATAATTCTCCGTCTTTCTCATCCCTGAAAGATTTAAATAACTTAACTAATGCATCGCCGTTCTCAGACTGCACAGTTGCCCCTTGGGGATCATTTAATATTTCTTGCCGCTCTCCAGATTTACTACTCGTCCAACTATCCTGATAGATGCTTTTAATTTGTCTCCCTTGGCATAATGCGTATATACTACCCAACTCTCCTGATTGACGCCCGTATTTTTGATAACGACTAATTTCATCCTTAAGAGTAGCTGCCACTTTTCTTTCTATTTGATTTTGTAACTTATAGATTGCTTCCTCTGTTAATTTAATAGGTATAAATCTTTTCTTTTTATCTGATTTAAATTCAACGTTCTTTAGAATGCGTTTCTGTCCATATTGATCTACGAAAATTATGTCTGCTTTGAAATCCTTCCCTTCCTTGCAAAATGGTGGGCAAATCCAGAAATCTGCGTGTAGGTCGGTAGTCGCGCGTGGAGGAATAGGGTAGTCTCCGTGATATTCACTGTGCACATCTTTAAGCGATACATGTCCTTGATTTCTAGGCTTCTTGATGTAAACGTTTAAGATGCTAATCGGTTGGTCTGTTGGATTTGTTACGTACCAATAACCCACTATCTGCATGGCGGGTTTTTGATCACCGGTGCTCCCCATGTGCCACCAGTTAAATCTGTAATGAGGAAGGATGATTGGACGGTTTAGCCAATGCCTTATCCATGGGAATATGGCCCCTAATTTCTCCAATATACTGTTCAGCGATGCCAAAGATTGACTGAGTATTCGAGCCCAAAACTTTACATCGCTATCTGTGTTTAAGTTATTATTTTGAGTCATTCCGCCTTTAGTTCTTTGAACCGTTTCCAGGTATCTTATTTATTCGCTAATGATTCTGATGAAATGTACCCATTATGCCAGAAACAAAAACCCTCCGCAATTCATTAAAATCGCATGGGTTTATATACAAATAGCCTCAAATCTAATTCAAATTCTGTCCTCCCAAGTACCGGTTCTGCCTCCATTGCCTAACATTGAATTGTTCAAAAATAAATCCTCCCCGTCCTTACCCTATTCTCTCCTCTCCCATGTCGCAAGGGGTAGTTCAAGACCCCACTCACTCATAAAAAACTTATAGTAGAGTGTGTGGGGTCTTGAACGGTTTTGAGCGCTTTTGCCCAAAAACCCCGTGCAAATGGGAGAAAAAAGGGCACAAATTAGGCACAGATTTGTGCCTGATCTGTGCCCAAACTTGCGCCCTTGTTTGTGCCTAATCTGTGTCTATTTTAGACTATAGCTCAAAGAAATAGTACCTACGATTATCTTTTTACATAACGAATTAGTAGGCCAACCCTTCTCCAGTCCGTATTTGAAGGTTAAGCGCCACACTTGTTGTTAAACAAGCAGAAACAAGCACTACGAGTACCTTTATACGCAACCTGGCCTTTACACGGCTCACCACCTCTATGCCACAGTTCAGTTGAGGATTTTGCATGTTGCCCTCTCCTTTCCCGGACTGCGGAAGGGTTGGCGCTTGGCGATGTGCCATTTATAGAATTTTAATGTTGTGAAAAGGGCTTTTGTCGAATTTCGAACCCGATGTCGGACATACGCAACGAAAATGCAATTCTTAGGGCTTTATCATCTGTTTTGTTTTTTGGATAACCTGGCTGACAAAAGCAATATAATCATCCGCTTCTTTCTTGGTGATCGTGCCGCCGGCATCGTAAAGGTCTTTATTACGCTTCATCCGCATGGCATTGCCAACCGTAAAGACATCTGGATCGCCTAGAATTTCACTCAACTTAAGTAATATCTTAACATGATGCCCGGTCACGCTCCTGACCTTAACCCCGCCCTTCTTTGCCAAAATAGCCATGCCGATCTTGATCAATGCCTGATAACAATAGGTAAATTGGACTTCCCTAAAATGGTCTTTCTGGGCAATATCCAGATCACGCATGGCGCTTTCAACATAACGGTCAATTTGGGCCGCCGTAAATTTAAACTTCTGAAAGAACTCCTGTTCAAATGAGATCATATGATCCTCACGGTTTTCTTGGATTCAATAGACTTTAAAAACGGATCCTTCCCTTTTTTATCATTGTACTCCTGAAGCGACATACTGACGGCATTAATGTCTCTTTGGGTAGACTTTTGCACCTGTGCAACCGCCTTTTGAAGTTCTACGGTACTATGATCTCCAACAACCAAAAAATCAATGTCGCTATGGGAATCCATCTTCTCCTGGGCATAGGAACCAAAAATAACGGCTTTTTTAATACCAGAAATAGTGCCAAGTGAAGTCTTTAATACCTGCTCCAGACCAATGGTCTTTAAAACGATGTTTTTATACTCCTTTAACAACGGAAAGCTCTTATTTAACGAATAATACCGCTGTTTGCCCTGCCAGCGGCTTTTTAAGAGGCCCTCTTTTTCAAGGACGATCAGTTTACGGGTCAAATTACCGCTCTCTGTATGGAGGATCCGGGCTAGGTCATTGACATAAACCTCAAACCCTTGTTGCAGCATGAAATAATTGAGGATTTGTTGAGAAACTTTAGAGCGCAGGCTGATCATAGGAATTGCCTCACTGTGTTGATTTACAGTGATTACTGTAAATTATTACAGCAATGGAGTCAATATTTTTATCAATTTTTGGTATCCCAAAGACATCTAACTTATTTATGCACAAAACAACAAATAAATATGCACAGATCGACATAATCTTTTGCACAAATCGATATGGTTTTTGGTGTCCAAAAAGTGTCCAAGTTTAATGCAGATTGGTTAAAACTGAATAAAAATGATTAAAAAGGTCTCGCTTTAGGACAAGTTTTCATACCTCTTTGATCCCGAGGCCGATCTCGGCTTCGGCGACAAGTTTGTCCCCCACCCTGACCTCGGCGCGGATGATGCCGGTCTTGGGTAAAAGTTTCACGGAAGAGACCTCAATGCGCAACTGGTCACCGGGGACCACGGGATGGTGAAAACGCGCATCGATCTTGGCCAGATGATAAACCAGGTCCTTGCCCTGCAAATCTTTACTGTAATAAAAATAGACGCAACCCGCCTGGGTCATGGCTTCAATGATCAGCACGCCGGGCATGATCTTTTCACCCGGGAAATGCCCCTGAAAAAATTGTTCATTGATCGAAACGTTCTTCACAGCGGTCAACTTCTGATCGGGGACGCACTCAACGACCTTGTCGATCATCAGGAACGGATAACGATGAGGGATTATTTTCTGGATCTCTAAAATATCTAAAATCATATTTTTCTCTCCTTACAGGACCCCGCCGCTTGCCGCTAACGGCAGGCGGGGCTTCTGTTTAAAATATATTTTGCCAGAACATCCGTCTCAACATTCACCAGGTCCCCCGCCTTCTTACGGGCCAGTGTCGTCACGGCCAGCGTATAGGGAATTAAATAAACACTGAAATCCGACGCCCCCACCTTGCCGACGGTCAAACTGATCCCGTCGACGGCCACAGACCCTTTAGGCGCCAGATATTTACGATTCGTTTTAGAAATACTGATGGTCAGCGCCACCCAATTCTTGGCGCGCTCAACGCGTTTGACCACGGCCGCCTCGTCCACGTGGCCGGTGACAAAATGCCCGCCCAAACGGCCGTCGGACTTTAACGCCAGTTCCAAATTGACCTTGCCGCCGGTCTTAAGGTCTTTGAGCGCGGTGTTGGCTATGGTCTCGCGCATCGCGTCAAAAGAAATGACGGTCCCTTTTTTACGCGACGCGGTCAGGCAAACACCGTTGAGCGCCACACTATCACCCAAACGTACGTCTTTGGCCAAAGGCCCGGCGTCCACGGACAAGGCCATCAAATTGGCTTTTGTCCCCATGGCCTTGATCGTTCCCGCGTGTTGAATGATCCCGGTGAACACTACAAATACCCCTCGATCAAAATATCTTCGCCGATCTTGCCGGCGGAAACGCGCTTCAATGCAACGGCCTCATCCAGACGCCTGACGCGCAATCCCCGGACGGCATCCAGGCCCTCTCCCATGATCCTGAGGGCGACATACACCATCATTTTGTCCACCAAGCCCTCTTTGAGCGCGGCGCCGACCAAGGCCGCGCCCCCTTCGATCAACATAGCAGTTATTTCCCGCTGGGCAAGGATTTTCAAAGCCCGGCGCAGGTCCACCCTGCCTCCTTTGGCCGGCACAACGATGATCTCGGCTTTGCGGCCTAATGATTTTATCCTGCGCGCCGAAGCCCTCTGCGTGGTCAATATCAAAACATCTTCCCTGCGCGTGCCTTTAAAAAGTTTGGCATCGGCCGGTGTTTTCAAGTCCGAATCAAAAATAATTTTTTTCAAACGTTTAGCGGGGAAAGAATTCAAGGCCGGGTCATCTTTGAGCACCGTATTGACCCCCACGGCAATGGCATCAAAACCGAAACGCATGCAACGGGCCAGATCGCGGCTGGCCTTGGACGTGATCCATTTGGATTCGCCGCTTAAGGTCGCTGTCTTGCCGTCCAGAGTTTGCGCGGTCTTGGCGGTAACGAACGGCATGCGCTTGCTGATCCATTGATTGAATGCCTCATTCATGCGCGTCAGTTCTTCTTGCAAGAACCCGGCCTTAACGCTGATGCCGGCCTTGCGCAAGATCTGAATGGACTTGCCGCTCATCAAAGGATTGGGGTCCAAAACGCCGATATAAACCTTGCGGATGCCGGCGCGGATGATGGCATCAGTGCATGGCGATGTACGGCCATAATGAGAACAGGGCTCCAGCGTCACGTACAAAACAGCGCCTTTGGCTTTGGCCCCGATTTTCTTCAAGGCCATGGCCTCGGCGTGGTCAGCCCCGCAGGCCGCGTGCCATCCCTCGGCAATGACCTTGCCGTTCTTGACGACGAGGGCGCCGACCATCGGGTTAGGCGAAGTCCTGCCCCAGCCCTTCATGGCCAATTCGTACGCGCGGTGCATGTAAAATAAATGATCATTCATAAATCAAGCACATCTCGCCTTCATTTGCTCAACGGTTGCATAAGGTACCGAGGCCTTGCCGACATAGGTGTGGGATTTGGCTGACCCGTGCGCGTCGGAGCCGCCGGTCATCACCAGATCGTATTTCTTGGCTATCTTTTCATAAAATTTTGTGACCGTGTCCGTGGTATTGGGATAATACACCTCAAGGCCGCCCAAGCCAGCCTTGACCATGGGCGAAATGAGTTCGTCTTTTTGCGTGAGCATAGGATGGGCCATGACCGCGATGCCTCCGCTTTGGCGGATGAGATCAATGGCCTCAAAGGGCGTCTGTTTGTATTTAGGTGCCCAGCCCGGGCAGCCTTCGGATAAATATTTTTTGAAAGCGTCTTTGAACGACGACACCCATCCCTTTTGGTGCAGCAGCAAAGCCAGATGCGCCCGGCCGACAGCCCTGCTTTTGGTGAGCGCGCAAACTTCCTCGAATGTGATATTGTCGATGCCCACGGTTTTCAAATTGAGCAACATCTGTTTCATGCGCGCCACACGGGCGTCCAAAAATGTGTCCAGACGATCGAACAAAGGGCCCTTGGCATAGTCAATGAAATATCCCAGAATATGCACGTCCTTGCCCTCGATCTCGGAAGACAATTCAATGCCCGGGACGACCTCAAGCCCCGAGGGATTGGCCGCTGTGATGGCGGGTGCGACCCCTTCAGTAATATCATGGTCGGTGATGGCAATGCAGGCAAGCCCGGCTTTCAGCGCGTCGGCGACGACTTCCTCGGGGGAAGAGGTCCCGTCGGAATAATAGGTGTGCATGTGAAGGTCGGCAAGGGCGGGCAGGGCTTCCATGAGTTTAGGGCTCATGAACGATCTCTTTTTTATGGATCTTGTCGAGGATGCCGTTGACGAATTTGCTGGATTCCAGGTCGCCGTATTTCTTGGCGAGTTCAACCGCTTCGTTGATGGCAACCTTGGGCGGAATGTCCGTGGTGTATTTGAGCTCAAAAAGCCCCATGCGCAAAATGTTGCGGTCAATGATGGCCATGCGCGTCAACTGCCAGTTGGTGGCGTATTCGGAAATTTTGCCGTCAATGTCCTTCAGGTTTTCGCGCACGCCCCCGGCCAGACGTTGGGCATAACCCATGACCTCCCCGTCTTTGTTGGGCTCCTGGCCCCAATAATCACCCAGAGAGTCCTCCAAAGACCGGCGGGTCAGCTCGATCTGGTAAAGGATCTTTAAAGCGTGTTCACGGGCCAGGGTGCGACGTCTCATAGAAAGAGC from Candidatus Omnitrophota bacterium encodes the following:
- a CDS encoding PHP domain-containing protein, coding for MSPKLMEALPALADLHMHTYYSDGTSSPEEVVADALKAGLACIAITDHDITEGVAPAITAANPSGLEVVPGIELSSEIEGKDVHILGYFIDYAKGPLFDRLDTFLDARVARMKQMLLNLKTVGIDNITFEEVCALTKSRAVGRAHLALLLHQKGWVSSFKDAFKKYLSEGCPGWAPKYKQTPFEAIDLIRQSGGIAVMAHPMLTQKDELISPMVKAGLGGLEVYYPNTTDTVTKFYEKIAKKYDLVMTGGSDAHGSAKSHTYVGKASVPYATVEQMKARCA
- a CDS encoding riboflavin synthase; this encodes MFTGIIQHAGTIKAMGTKANLMALSVDAGPLAKDVRLGDSVALNGVCLTASRKKGTVISFDAMRETIANTALKDLKTGGKVNLELALKSDGRLGGHFVTGHVDEAAVVKRVERAKNWVALTISISKTNRKYLAPKGSVAVDGISLTVGKVGASDFSVYLIPYTLAVTTLARKKAGDLVNVETDVLAKYILNRSPACR
- a CDS encoding nucleotidyltransferase domain-containing protein; this encodes MISLRSKVSQQILNYFMLQQGFEVYVNDLARILHTESGNLTRKLIVLEKEGLLKSRWQGKQRYYSLNKSFPLLKEYKNIVLKTIGLEQVLKTSLGTISGIKKAVIFGSYAQEKMDSHSDIDFLVVGDHSTVELQKAVAQVQKSTQRDINAVSMSLQEYNDKKGKDPFLKSIESKKTVRII
- the xerD gene encoding site-specific tyrosine recombinase XerD codes for the protein MKEFIGEFINYISVERGLAKNTLAAYRLDLEKYVKLLAGQGVKNADTVRSEHITGFLQTLKKSGLSTSSICRNLAAVKMFHRFLVRDGLAKEDPTSLVDTPKQWARIPEVLTQKEMEAILRAAQTKGKNHKRDYAMLELFYASGMRVSEMVDLKVASVNLEAGFVRAIGKGSKERIIPVGRKAREAIAYYCGHIRPRSLKTTESDALFLSQQGKKMSRVMAWKIIKQYARLAGIKKNIKPHTLRHTFATHLLEHGADLRSVQEMLGHADIATTQIYTHVDKERLKSVHKQFHPRG
- a CDS encoding bifunctional oligoribonuclease/PAP phosphatase NrnA, producing MKAFDDVLRVVRRHKTFLVTCHCNPDTDAAASVLAMVLALKKMKKSAVVVNENDLPDWLKFLPKAGLFKKASSVKPFDYGAAIVLDCGDLERIGGVRKLLVKGKPVINIDHHVTNDRFGSVNCVVPRASSTCEVLFGLFERAKVRLDKDMALLLYAGIMTDTGSFKYENTSSRTHAIAGELMAFGLKAPFLNEKLYPGIPVADMKHFSKLIYEAELVLGGRVYCAPIPKRTADLFSKGFDLKEKVFTFLRNVKGIEAVIILNEVNSKMTRVNLRSQGKMDVAVLAQQFDGGGHRKAAGCKVHAGLLTARKKILAACAKQLKSA
- the ribD gene encoding bifunctional diaminohydroxyphosphoribosylaminopyrimidine deaminase/5-amino-6-(5-phosphoribosylamino)uracil reductase RibD, translated to MNDHLFYMHRAYELAMKGWGRTSPNPMVGALVVKNGKVIAEGWHAACGADHAEAMALKKIGAKAKGAVLYVTLEPCSHYGRTSPCTDAIIRAGIRKVYIGVLDPNPLMSGKSIQILRKAGISVKAGFLQEELTRMNEAFNQWISKRMPFVTAKTAQTLDGKTATLSGESKWITSKASRDLARCMRFGFDAIAVGVNTVLKDDPALNSFPAKRLKKIIFDSDLKTPADAKLFKGTRREDVLILTTQRASARRIKSLGRKAEIIVVPAKGGRVDLRRALKILAQREITAMLIEGGAALVGAALKEGLVDKMMVYVALRIMGEGLDAVRGLRVRRLDEAVALKRVSAGKIGEDILIEGYL
- the nusB gene encoding transcription antitermination factor NusB — its product is MRRRTLAREHALKILYQIELTRRSLEDSLGDYWGQEPNKDGEVMGYAQRLAGGVRENLKDIDGKISEYATNWQLTRMAIIDRNILRMGLFELKYTTDIPPKVAINEAVELAKKYGDLESSKFVNGILDKIHKKEIVHEP
- the ligA gene encoding NAD-dependent DNA ligase LigA; this translates as MHPPKAQKRIAELIKTIEEHDHRYYVLDDPILADAEYDTLLKELSDLETRYPQFKSPFSPTQRVGAQVSGDLPPVVHRVKMLSLDNTYSPDEIRAWHVRVSKGLEGEAFTMTVEPKVDGVSCSLLYEGGALVMAATRGDGVTGENIIHNARAIRSIPLRLEGDVPRILEVRGEVYMDKADLNALNHRRKEQGEVLFANPRNAAAGSLKLLDPAVSAGRHLKFFVHSFGLLEGGKPYADQWQFLSKVSKYGLPVNPHNRLCHNIQDVLAFCDELYHRRAAMVYEVDGMVVKVNDLRQQARLGTTLKSPRWAVAFKFPAHQATTIVREITIQVGRTGVLTPVAELEPVALAGVTISRATLHNFDEIRRLGVARGDRVLLERAGDVIPKVIKVVEKLSSSDVITAPKTCPSCKGKIVKEKAEDVAYRCVNPACPQQVERGLIHFAGREAMDIEGLGEAVVVQLVAKGLVKDIAGLYRLTKKNLLGLEFFADKKSDNLLAAIAASKKKPLSKFLFGLGVDNVGQKAAIVLAARFKDLKSLMAAGEDDLQTVEEIGPIIARSVVEFFKNTRAKRLLRSLEAAGVNFKEPRAMPGDRLKGKKFVFTGELNGITRPQAQKMVEAQGAFVMSSVSKATDYVVAGNTPGSKLDKAAQLGVAVLDQKQFEEMVHG
- the fabZ gene encoding 3-hydroxyacyl-ACP dehydratase FabZ, producing the protein MILDILEIQKIIPHRYPFLMIDKVVECVPDQKLTAVKNVSINEQFFQGHFPGEKIMPGVLIIEAMTQAGCVYFYYSKDLQGKDLVYHLAKIDARFHHPVVPGDQLRIEVSSVKLLPKTGIIRAEVRVGDKLVAEAEIGLGIKEV
- the rbfA gene encoding 30S ribosome-binding factor RbfA; the protein is MSRIEKVNEAIKRELGNMILLGHLNDPRVAFVTIMGVEVSKDLQRAKVKFSTLSEDPEDIKDAAEGLDSCRGYIRKLISQRVVMRATPEFLFIYDKSVHHAQQIDRALEEIKKLSSNGEEGADESV